A window from Brachionichthys hirsutus isolate HB-005 chromosome 4, CSIRO-AGI_Bhir_v1, whole genome shotgun sequence encodes these proteins:
- the surf4l gene encoding surfeit 4, like, translating into MGRGGLMRQAEDVAEQFVQHTKRYLPHVARLCLVSTFLEDGTWLMFQWKNQSDFLSDTWKCGHLLADAFLLLNLVVQLGGCVLILSRNFVHYACFSLFGLIALQIVVYSILSNPLFLMRTLALGGGLLLLLAECHVEARSVFAGVPSVGRQSSPKHLLKLGGRVLLVLVFMSLLHFDLSVSSVLKNLVGSVLILLVVVGLKTKLAALTLVVWLLFINFTLNAFWSMSSHSASYDLLKFDFFQTLSVVGGLLLVVALGPGGMSVDEKKNW; encoded by the exons ATGGGACGCGGAGGCTTGATGAGACAGGCGGAGGACGTGGCGGAACAG ttcGTGCAGCATACCAAGCGCTACCTCCCCCACGTGGCGCGGCTCTGCCTGGTCAGCACCTTCCTGGAGGACGGGACGTGGCTAATGTTCCAGTGGAAGAACCAGAGCGATTTCCTCTCCGACACCTGGAAATGCGGGCACCTCCTGGCCGACGCCTTCCTCCTGCTCAACCTGGTGGTCCAGCTGG gcggCTGTGTGTTGATTCTCAGTAGAAACTTTGTTCATTACGCCTGCTTCTCTTTGTTCGGCCTGATCGCCTTGCAG ATTGTCGTCTACAGCATCCTGTCGAACCCACTCTTCCTGATGAG gaccctggcattgggggggggtctgctcctcctcctggcggAGTGTCACGTGGAGGCCCGCAGCGTGTTCGCAGGAGTTCCTTCTGTCGGTCGTCAGAGTTCTCCGAAGCACCTCCTGAAGCTCGGCGGTCGGGTTCTCCTTGTCCTCGTTTTTATGTCGCTGCTGCACTTTGACCTCAGCGTGTCCAGC GTCCTCAAGAACCTGGTGGGCTCGGTGCTCATCCTGCTGGTCGTGGTGGGCTTGAAGACGAAGCTGGCGGCGCTGACTCTGGTCGtctggctcctcttcatcaacttCACCCTCAACGCCTTCTGGAGCATGTCGTCGCACTCGGCGTCGTACGACCTCCTCAAGTTTGATTTCTTCCAGACCCTGTCGGTGGTCGGGGGCCTCCTGCTGGTGGTGGCCCTGGGGCCCGGCGGGATGTCCGTGGACGAGAAGAAGAactggtga
- the ciz1b gene encoding cdkn1a interacting zinc finger protein 1b, with protein sequence METKRPKLDGTEEAAAQANSERVPGSCGQSGSESCSRGGFNRLPAPDHQGSVEHSEDSRTAELQSVASLKVTIQQSSESREFGQTDRKADRQTGGFHCHVCSITCRSLQGFQEHMSASDHLRKLKEITQSVCIGARALQDRGRRPETKRWCDTCQTHFGGDVVVHRRTTRHKECKQLCRPFCPVCKRHFRTPRKFVEHMKSDEHKQQVQQEEAQEEELITVDAVGCFEEEEQDEEAEVGDEEEEAGAAAEEGSEAAETPETHGEDDDPHNACGSSFVLPVSGFLCRLCKKFFYRETTARHAHCRTRTHFINLQVYRDAQKRQRDEVELTPAIT encoded by the exons ATGGAGACAAAGAGACCAAAACTGGACGG AACCGAGGAGGCTGCAGCTCAGGCCAATAGCGAGAGAGTCCCAGGATCATGTGGTCAATCAGGAAGTGAGAGCTGCTCCAGAGGAG gttttaACAGACTTCCTGCTCCAGACCACCAGGGGTCAGTAGAGCACAGTGAGGACAGCAGAACAGCTGAG ctGCAGAGCGTGGCGTCGCTGAAGGTCACCATCCAGCAGAGCAGCGAGAGCCGAGAGTTtggacagacggacaggaaagctgacagacaaacaggcGGATTCCACTGTCACGTCTGTAGCATCACCTGTCGCTCTCTGCAG gggtTTCAGGAGCACATGTCAGCATCAGATCACCTGAGGAAGCTGAAGGAGATCACGCAGTCGGTCTGCATCGGTGCGCGCGCACTGCAGGACAG GGGGCGTCGACCCGAGACGAAGCGCTGGTGTGACACCTGCCAGACTCACTTCGGCGGCGACGTCGTCGTCCACCGGAGGACGACGCGGCACAAG GAGTGTAAGCAGCTGTGTCGTCCCTTCTGCCCGGTGTGCAAACGCCACTTCAGGACGCCCAGGAAGTTCGTGGAGCACATGAAGTCTGACGAGCACAAGCAGCAG gtgcagcaggaggaggctcaggaggaggagctgatcaCAGTAGACGCTGTTGGCTgctttgaggaagaggagcaggacgaAGAGGCAGAAGTCGGcgacgaggaagaagaggccggtgcagcagcagaagaagggTCGGAG GCAGCGGAGACACCAGAAACGCACGGGGAGGACGATGACCCCCACAACGCATGTG GAAGTAGTtttgtgcttcctgtttctgGCTTCCTCTGTCGACTGTGTAAAAAGTTCTTCTACAGGGAAACGACGGCACGACACGCACACTGCAGGACGCGCACACACTTCATCAACCTGCAG gtttaCAGAGACgctcagaagagacaaagggatGAAGTTGAGCTCACACCTGCTATAACCTGA
- the LOC137893318 gene encoding kazal-type serine protease inhibitor domain-containing protein 1-like — protein sequence MPVMRGLVLLGLCLNLHTCRTLPSWDAFLGDPQLRGNGTGCGLCEPDLCPDSRGCRAGPVLDSCGCCEECGNLEGQACDPGARSVFYGLCGTGLRCRADPRPAGGGGGGEEDDEEEEICVCEEQEALCGSDGVTYMNMCRFREAAYSRPELGTRGSGPCRTVPVIKVPPHSQVNGTGSSLLFLCEVFAFPMALVEWRKEGQDVVLPGDDPHVSVQSRGGPLKFELSSWLQIEGAGPEDSGTYRCIARNILGSVSASAVLGILGAEELSSYLANSVSEMKQLMEATDYDQDFY from the exons ATGCCGGTGATGAGAGGACTCGTTCTCCTCGGTCTCTGTCTGAACCTCCACACGTGCCGGACCCTCCCCAGCTGGGACGCGTTTCTCGGTGACCCGCAGCTGCGGGGCAACGGGACCGGCTGCGGGCTCTGTGAGCCCGACCTGTGCCCAGACAGCCGAGGCTGTCGGGCCGGGCCGGTGCTGGACTCGTGCGGCTGCTGCGAGGAGTGCGGGAACCTGGAGGGCCAAGCCTGCGACCCAGGGGCCCGCAGCGTCTTCTACGGGCTCTGCGGGACCGGCCTGCGGTGTCGGGCGGACCCGcgtccagcaggaggaggaggaggaggagaggaggacgatgaagaggaggagatctgtgtgtgtgaggagcaggaggcgctgtGCGGCAGTGACGGAGTGACGTACATGAATATGTGTCGGTTCAGAGAGGCCGCGTACTCCAGACCGGAACTCGGAACCAGAGGGAGCGGGCCCTGCAGGACCG tcccCGTCATTAAGGTTCCTCCTCACAGCCAGGTGAATGGGACGGGCAGCAGTCTGCTTTTCCTCTGCGAGGTCTTTGCATTTCCGATGGCTCTTGTCGAATGGAGGAAGGAGGGACAGGACGTCGTCCTCCCCGGGGACGACCCTCACGTCTCCGTCCAG TCTCGGGGTGGGCCTCTGAAATTCGAGCTCTCCAGTTGGCTGCAGattgaaggggcggggccagaagATTCAGGAACCTATCGTTGCATTGCTCGTAACATTCTGGGGTCTGTGTCCGCCTCTGCCGTACTGGGAATACTGGGAGCAG agGAGCTGTCGTCCTACTTGGCCAATAGCGTGTCAGAGATGAAGCAGCTGATGGAAGCCACAGACTACGACCAAGATTTTTACTGA